The segment TATCCTGCAGAGGGAGTGAGGCTGACAAAGCCCTTCCTGTTGCTGCATTCAGTTGTGACTCCCAGGTACCACACACCTTTGTCCTTCACATCCACCTCCCAGTAGTGCTGGCCACTGGCGTACTGGGCTGTAGCAAGGACACCGCAGAACCGTGTGAAGCGGGCCGGCAAATCTGGCTCCTGGTTACGAACGCGGCCCTCCTCCACTTTAGTGTCAAAGTCTGAGATTAGCAGGTTTGGGTGAGCGGTGTCTGGGTCTAAGGTGAGGTTCTGAGGCACTAAGCAGAGCGAGACGGAGAGATTAATTCACAGTGAGAGCTGTAATATTTGAGCAGAAAATGAGCAAAATGCTAACAGAACATCCTGAATATCCTTTCACACTTCTTTCAGTTCTGTGTGTAGAGTAAACTCACTTGTATGCAGCACATGCATCATCTTCTTCCACATGATGAGCTGAAAGGGCCCTGAGAAGTCTGTGAATTCAGTTGGACTGTTAACTGGTTCAAGAGAAGTGAAGGGTTTGCAATGGATAACTCTgcaagaaaaatacaaaaaacaaatattaaaaaacacattaaagtcaCACAGAGGCACCTTTGAACAGAAAATAGACAACTGTAAGCAGCTACTTACGCATTGAATGTCTCAGCAAGGctctgttgaaaaaaaaaaaaaaaaaaacaaccttgaTGTCAATATGAGAATCTATCATTTAAACATACAGTCAGCGGTGGTTCAAAAGTCTAACCTTTTATGTTGCCATGATGCTAGACTGACCTCAAAACTAGTTTTCCCACTGATGTGGCTGTGGATATCAGCTATAGCTTTGTCTACAGCCGCTGCCTCCGTCTCCACGGTCTTCAAGTTGTCATCTATGACAGCCATGGCGGCCACTTCCTCAGCATCCAAGCTCTCGAGCAGGGAGTCTCTCTCATCGAGCAAGAACTGAACCAAGGCGCCAACGTCTGCCTCAATCTTCTCCTTcagtctctgtttctttaactGGAGACAACAAATCAGAGCATTAGTATAAAGGATTTGATAATCACAAAAATCCAACGCAGTGTTAGGGAGATTAGAAAAGGTTGCATTTAAAGACTGCCAAACCAAACATACACTATAAGCTTGGCCTTAAACAAAGGTCATAAAAAAAGGTCCATTCCGTACCCTCACTTCACTTTTGTTGCGTTCATCAGATGCTATAACTTTGACACATTGAGATTTCTGCCAGTTGAGCTCCATTAGCCTGAGTTTTAACTCCATctgtaataaatatgtatatgaaGACACACATGGAAATTACAATCTTTGATCGGTTGCTTAAAATATATAGTCAGAGCATAATAATTAGAAAATTCATAGACCTACCTTCATGTCATTCACAACTTCTGGCACTGGTGCCACCTCATGGTGtctaaagaaaataaaaagttctTCAGTTTAAGTCACCTAACCTCGCAACACTTACTGGTGTCTTAGTTCAAATATTTGGTATTTTAGAGTAATATTATCTTTACTTAGTAATTCAAACAATCAGGTATATTGAGGGGAGGGTCAATATATTGAAGTGCATGCACAGACAGAACTTCTGTGACACAGTGACTTGACTTTGACCGAGTTATCTCGTTAACATTTAAGTGAAGGCATTTACAAGACAAAGAGAACACTTTGGCAAAGGCATGGCAGGAGTAAAAGAGAAACCTGAATTGAGTGAACAACAATGATTAACATAAGCCATTATTTTAGTACTAGTATTTACCACGAAACCAGTTTATCACAATAACCTAATGTGTATGTAGTTAGATGGAAACTTTATTGAAGCACTCAGAAAACTCAGTTCTAACGTCCATTGAAGCAATAATAAGTGTAATGTGCTGGGACCATCAGCAGTTCACAGTGAATGTAAGTACAActaaaaaaacagcatgttaTAGATCGGAGCAATGACCATTATAAGCATGAACAGAACAAATCATCTGAGCTAAAAAAGAAAGCATCAGTGATGAATtcgcaaaaaaaaaagtggctaAGCTATTGGCTTATATGTCTACAGTCTGAGAACATGACCAACCTGTGTGATCTAGACTCTCTGCACACTACACAGATAGGCCTCTTATCAGTCTGGCAATACAATTTGAGCTCTTCTCCATGTTGTTCACAGTTTCCATCTACTTTCAAGGGTTTGGAGGGTGCAGGACAAGACCCCAAACACTCGAGATCGTCCAGTTTGGCCACCAGGTTCTGCACCAGGTAGTTCTTAGTGAATGTCCTCTTGTTGAACACCTGGGGGAACAAAGAAAGCAACTAAGAAACACGAAGAAAATCTGCTTGCAACCATGCACAAAGCCACTACACCTTTATATGCaacatgcatgtatttattGTGCAACAGCATCGCTTTAACAGCTAAAATCAGTCAGTTCGTTGCTTTTAGACTTACTGTTACAAGCGTTAGCTAGCTACAGCCAGCTAGCCTGCTATCATAGCAACAGTAGTGTTAGCTACATAACTCACTGCGTAGCTAGATAATGTGATTTCACACCGACAAACAATCGGTTATCAAAACTTTACTATGGCACCTTTtcaacaatattaaatatattttgtcaaGTAAATAAGTTAAGCTGCAAAATCCAGATAACGAGTCTTAACTTACTGTTCGGCACTGAGGACACTGATACCCGTAGTCTCCGCCATTTTCATCCCAGTGCATACAGATGCAAAACCGACAGAAATTGTGGCCGCATTTCAGTATAACAGGGTCTTTGAAGAAGTCCAAACAAATTGCACATGTGAGCTCTTTCTTCAGGTCgtctccagctgctccagcagtAGCCATGTTTACAAGCCGACAGCAGCACAACACTGCCGCTGTAGGAACAGGAAGGGAAGAGGCCACGTTTGAGCTGCGTCACGAGCTGTCTTAGCCAATCAGACgcgccctctctctctctctctctctctctctctctctctctctctctctctctctctctctcactctctcacacacacacacacacacacacacaaacttattCCAAGTATAAATTAttacaaactaattttaaagAGTTTAGATCTTTAGCACTATCAGTTATCAGCTATTACAAGAGCTTGTTTGAATTTATTAGGTAATAAAATTAATTGCAATAATAATTAAGCCTACATAACTATAACAAAGATTCTACTGTGTGTGCTATAAAATGTATTCTCTTTCTCACACCTTCCTTACCTATTAATGAACAATTGAATAGTATGATTTAtctataaatgtaatgtaaaatcaGTTCATCAAGCAGTCTGGCCTACTTCCAAGTCTTAAGTCTCAGCATAAATACTGATTAAATCATCAACAACCTACCGGTTAGCAACAATATTTATTcttaaatacatatacataaaaacccattaataaaaagacacaaagtgaatATCAAGTTTGATTGTTTCTGCTAAAATTGTCATATACATGGGGATAACTGGCTATGGAGTATACATTACATTGCATAGCTTGGATTGGCATGTACGAAAAAGTGCATTTGATGCCAGATATGGTGTTATTTCCAAATTCATCAgggacaaaagaagaagaaaaaagaaaaagttaattttTAGATGTATACACCCTCTCATCCCTCACTGATTCACGCCTTAGCCCATTTCCATGCTCCTTTTAATCACATCATTTAACCCTGAAAAATATTGGAAATAATTACACAATGATGATTAACAACACCTTAATAAGACAAATATTTGGCAACACTGATTTCATTATGTCGTAGAACTATAACAGAGTAAGACACAGGtttaacaacacaacaaatgctGATATAGTAGATCATATCCAGTGTCTTtaacataatatttttaatgCTGACAGACTGATCTGTAAGCAGCTTAACTGTTTGCATcctttgtttaaaaatataacttaaaacaatgaaatccCACACAGCACTAGTGACAAATAAAGCCTACAGGATCAGTATGTGAGAAGAACAAGGATTAAATCAATGGATATGAATacagtgtttgcatgttcaCAGCACCACACTCATTAGCAGTGTAACACAGAAGTGGAAAGTGGCTCCATAGAGTCTTCAGTCAACAGAAGTAAATTGTGTTACAACACACAGTTCATTCTCTGTAAAAGAAATAACTCCTGAGATGAGTGTCTTTGTACATACGCACCTTAACcagcattatttaaaaaagaaaaagagagattaaTCATTATGGCCATCGTGTTTTAAGTAAATGTGGCAatatcacagaaacacatagtGAAGCATCAACACTGTGGTAAAAGAAACAGAGATTAGCTGTAAACACATGACAGAATACATAACCGagtttacaaaaatacaaatcgACCCAAATCAGCAGCAATGGAAATTCTCAATACatctcagaaaaagaaaacattcctCATCATAtggtaaacaaaataaagaacagcAGCAATGATGAATGAAGAAAATGATTAGCTGTTTAATAACTGAAATACCAACAATGGTCGTTTTTCATCTGTAGTGTTCTGATAGACAAGTTAAACAGGTTTAGTTCAAGATAAGAAACAAGCGgcattgtgtgtttctgtttttcattacaCACTGTGTAATCCAGAATGACTGCACAATGTACTGGGAATATGTCAGAAGAAAACTGTAGGCCTGACAGAACAGTTTGAAGACAGGAAGCAAGACTACAGTGTAAACACTTGAGTTTTGCACCCATAATAGAATCTACTAATCTATAATCTACCGgaaatttaaaatatgtgtgaCACAATATGTGGAGCAAGTCGAGGTGAGATCATTGGTTGTGGATCTGGGTTATGCTTTCCAATGCTGCCATACATTATGTGTGCAGAGAGATTTGATCACTTCCAAGCTCTAAAACAGATGGTTTTGTTTACAAAATTCTGGGAGATACACAGAAATACCAGGACTACACAAATTCAGTGATGTTTGCTCTGACACAAGGGCAAGTTGATGACATTTGAGGTGAACTACTCCAAACAGTATGAACAGTGGCAGTCGCCCTTACCCGAGGCATGCCTGCAGTACTAAATCTCTGACTTGGTCTACGTGACACTAGCTTTATTAGAAAAGTGCTCTTGGCGACTAGAACTGTCCTGAAGGGCTATAACTGCCTCAGGCATTATAAAGCCAgtaacagagaaagaaaataccATGCTACTAGCAGCACAGGTTAAAATgttaagtgaaaacattttgtgttgacTGTTGTGCTGTTGTGATCAAGTTGTGTAATGGATCCAATACTGcaggaacccccccccccccccccctcccgaTAACAGGCACATACACCCAATACAATTTTTGGTATTATGAAAGTAATTTTAATAccagttaaaaatgaaaaaaagaaaatccaaaatCTTATAAAAGCCCCCACATACTCTTCACCCTTTTGTCCATTTGTCCATCCACACACCCAGGGCTCAGACCTCTGAGCTGTTGTGGCAGCCTTGCATCCTAACCACCAACATGGGCTCTGTACTGACGGACCCTTTCACCAACTCCCGCAccccctctctccatccttcctTTACATCCTTCTGTCTGGATCTCAGCACCAACACAATGACGACAATGATGAGTACAGTCAGAAGCAGCCCCACCAGTGCCCCCACCACAGTCACTAgaccctcctcttcctcctctgcattCAGCTCACTAGTTTCCAGCCCATTGGCAAACACTTCATTTGAACCCCCCGCCCGTCTCTTGGTGCGGTCCAAAGCAATGTGCATGATATTGGTGCCACGATTGTTTTCCACTCCAATATCGTCAGCAGTCTCTGGGACTTGATTGCCAGTTGACCTCCTGGAGCGAGTCAAGGTGAGATCGTTGTTTGTGGAAACGAAGGAGTGATATTCTAGGCTGCGCTTGCCAATGCCTCTGTTAGCACTTTCTCTGGAGCGGACTGTGTAAATGGTGTGAATGTACCACTCACGGCCTGCAGCAAcctgaggaaaacacaaaattatGCATGTATTTGAATCATGTTGAATTGACAAAATGATGGAGATTTGGCACAAAATAGAAAGCAACGTCAATGAGCACATATTACCctataaaaataatcatctacAGTAATTTGTGATAAAATGGGACCTGCTGACTCATTATTAGACATTAGATTTCTGTGCAATTTACCTTCAACTGATATAAATACAATAACTTTGCGCAGCTGTCGTTACAGTCATCAAGGATTAAATAACTGCTGGATGGCATCGTCACTGCCAGTAGCTCACTCACAGTGAAGCTTTCATCCAAAAAGCCAAGTAGCATACTGCTGATTCACATTAAAGAtttggtcagtgtgtgtgagcaacaATAAACTACAGAATACCTGGAACATGGCGGTAGAGTCCAGCCTGAAGCCATCAGAGCCTGGTTGTCTGACGAGGGGCATGGCTGATGGATCATCCACAGCCAGCACAGCATTGAAATTTACATCACCAAACACCGTTGCTTGAGTCTCTGGCTGAGCCTTGTCCTAATGAGGAGCAATAAATTAAGAAAGgaaaatgtattatataaatTCCCACTGCTAAGCTAatttaacaacattaaactgaattgaataaacTCACAAGAATCTTGAATCTGTAAAGTAATGATGGAGAGTCAGCCAGGCAGCCAAATTCAAACTTGGTTGGATTATACTTCGGTACATATCCATCAGCACCAGTGCAGAGGAACACCTTCTCTATACTACAGAAGAAGGAGTCTCCCAGGTTCTGGACAGGGTCGACCATCACACGACCATAGATCGTATCACCTGAAACAAGAAATGTGTCacatcagtaaataaaaacataattgtgTTTATGTCAACAACCAACTCCATATACATTACTGGAAACTGCACTAAAACCATGCAAATACTACCAGCAGTTACTACAGGTGGAATTACAATTGCTAGGACACTTACCCTCAGAAAAGGCTATGTCACTCTCCTGACCGAAGCCCATGGAGCCATCAGAGAGCCACAGGCTCCTTTTGGACAGCAGGAACATCTGAGTGTTCAGACTGAATTCCACTGCAACTGGATCACTCACCTGAAGAAGGATGTAGGCAATTAGTGAGGAAGAGCATAacaaagggaaagagagggccaatgacagagaaaggaaatggaTGTTGGATATGATATAACCgtgggttcttatgggttaagGTCTAAAGAAGATCGCCTTACTTGCTGGAATCTGATGTCCAGGTCAAAGGTGACTGGTTCTCTGGGACTGCAAACAGGTGGAACAGTGTACTCCATGTTCTGGGCTGTTGTACAGGGGATCAGTTTCACTGTGTAGGTTCCAGAGTAGTCTCTCACCTGCATGTAGCAGAGATACACAAGATACACAAGCGACAGTCTGTATCTGTCCTTCAAACTGCACAGATTTACAAAGCTGATGTTAAGGGTCATCCACCAGGGCACAAAAACATACTTCTTGCTGTCATACTTACAGCAAAGTCCGAGGTGAACGTCCACTGCTGGATCGGCTGGTTGTAGGTGGGCTCACTCCTCACTAAGGTGAGGTTAAAGGTCAGGCCTGGGTGGTCTACGCTCATCACCACAGATGACATTGAGGCTGCTTGGTAACAGATGTTTAGAGGGGTAAAAGTTCATAATGGCAGACTTATTTACAGTTGAAACATCAAATGTCTATAAAACCAAGCACTTGAGCAATGTATTCTCAATGATTCTGATAATATAGAGGAGTAGTATATCTCACCAGCCTGTTTCACTCTGCCTCCAAAATGTGACTCCACGAACAGACCCCTGAAACGAGCTTTCGTGCGGAAGTTCACCACAAGACGTCCCTGATCATTGATACGCATACTGGTTGGATACAATGCACCTGGCaaaaaattatacaaaaacacaaaagtcaaaaAAACTGGTCATATTTCATGTGGCTAATagtacataaacacatattatATTGTTCCTACAGTCTTGGGAACTCACCCTGTAGCTCGGCCTGTGGGGGGCTGCCGATGCCATCCTTCCATAGAATCGCTGTGTCGTACACGAAAGTGAGGCGCAACTCAGTCTGAAGGTCGAAGTGCTGCCAGCCACCAGTTCCCACCGGGGAGTGGAAGACATATGACACGTGAAGAGGCACACGCAGGGTCACGTACGACTGAACCAAGTTCAACACCTGTGATGATGTTCAACCGATAATGAGTGCAGTTCTAAGACTCAGTTAGACGTCATACAGTCAATTAATATAGTAATACCattgaaagtaaaataaaaaacatgtgtCAACAACTGTATTCACTTTGTAGATTAAGAGGTGACTGTGGGTTGATCATCTATAATAAGTACTGAGAAGATGTAACAGATAAACACTGTTCTCCTCCACAAGGTGCTTGTACTCTTTCACTCCTACACAGTGTTGTCAGACATACAGAAAAGTCTTCTGTGTGGTACACAAGAAACCACAGTGGGCAGTGGTGTGGGCTTGAATAGTTATTTTCTGtcttggttttctttctttttctaagTATTTAAAAAGTTGACCTTTCATGTTGACCGTTATTGAAACATAATCTCTAGTATTTTGTAATTAACAACACTTAAGAATCTCATCCTGTATATTCTGATATTGAAAGTTCAAAAGATTGTAGCTACCCAATAATCTTTCTGGAAACAAAATTCATTCAACTCAATAATTTAACATGACACTAGACCTGTAGTTACATAAAATCCGCCACTAGGTGTCGCTCCCCGCCAACATTATTTCAACAATTTTGTGTTATTTGAAACATCTGAACTATGTGAGGACAAGTTTGTTCTACAAATTGATTAAAATTGcattaaacagtttttgttaGAATAGAAGTGAAAGCGTGTGTAGTCAGTTACCAAACTGAATACTGGGCAGGAGATTAATTGCCACGAGGAACTACTTAAAACAATTTGGCAGAAGACGTcgtcaaaacacacacacaaaaaggaatTGCTCTACATATTATGATGTTCAATCTCACTAAACATTggacaacacacaacaacactaCAATAAAAGTCTGGTATATTATTGTTACAGCTTATATTCAAAGATGTGTAGTTGACTTTCCATAACTGACATCTAACCAATTCATCACAGTGTCTAAAACGTAGCCTTGGTCAAAAGATCCTGCAACATTTTGACagcctcctctttctttctctttgtacTAAGCAAGAAAACCTAAAATGTTTGACAGCGTGACAGTGATCCTTCGTGGGCAAGCAGTTATTGCTGTGACTGGGGGAGaatcaaatacatttctgtctctttcacacaaacacacacacacacacacacacatcgcaCAGTGTGATCAGCAGAAAGAAGCTTTAGGATCAAAGCTCAAAGGAACACAAGGGCAGAGTAAGGGTCTGTTTCCTGATGCACAATAATAACAAGGAGAAGAATCTTGCAGCTTTCACatgtatataaaacaaatgtctggACTGATGCTATAACAACATACTAATACtaacactaataataaaaaatacttttaagaTTTCAAAGTTTTCCTTTGTGAAATCATGAGAGTCTAATCTGAAATCCTACATTCATAGCATTAGGAGAATGACTGACAGGCTGGCAATActttgtttgagtgtgtatgtttctgtgtatgtacacagcacacacacagtgaaatggCAAACACcacccagacacacacttgCGCTGAATGAGACGTAAAAAGCAAGCAAACAGATATGGTGCTGTTGTGTCTGTGCGTCCCTCAGAAGGCTGTAAATagactgaacacacagacagaaacacacacacaggtggccacacacatacaaaggtgtgtgtgtgtgtgtccaacaaATAGTCAGACAGATGTATATACAAACCCTAGATTGGAATGCATACGTTGTGGACATGTGTAAACAGaacaccacaaaaacatgcacacacctgTCCATCAGTGCCTATAGTGCCTCCGCAGTCGGTGAGTAGCTCCGACATGTGATAGTAGCTGGTGAATTCCCAGAGGCAGGCCTCCAGGTTTAGGTTCTTGTAGAAGCGGAGTGTGCTGTTCCCCCGCAGAGAGTTACTGAACTGATAGGGCGCTGCGTCTCCCATGCTCTCAGCGCTGCGCATCACAGCAGTGATGAAGCCGTGACCTGTGGTGACCTCGTTGTAGTCGAGCAAGTTGGAGCAGCGGTGGTTTCCAACCCGGGTGCCATCAGGACTTAGAGTCAGGTCAAAGTTCATGAGAGGGCGAGTGGAGATTACCGGAAGCATGCCTGTAAGGCAAAGGCAAGACAATGTAATGCTGAGCATGTCCAACTACCTTCCATATGTGAATAGTAAGAAGCTACTGTATTATATCAAAAAGGTGGAGGAATAAAATAGttcagtgaagaggaaaaaagtaaTCAAGAGAAAAGCAGGGGAgcaccagaaagaaaaagaaggaggaaacCTGAAGAGTCAAGGCAGAAGGAAACTGATTAAAAATCAAGTAGGGAATGTTAAATAGTGGTGTGCTGGAGTGTTTGATACAACTGGGCAAGATCTATATTCTGGCTGTCACGCTCCTGAGGATCCCCAGACGTGAATATTACACACACTACATTACACTTCACTTCATCTGTGGTATGAGTCCTGCCTCCAGCGCCTACCTACCATCTATATGAGGCATGGTGACAGTCACTTTGATGAGGTTGGGGTGTTTCGGGTCGTCTGCTCCAGTGTAGCGTAGCTTGGCAGAGAAGGGCTCAGCGCCAACAGTCCCCATCTTACGTGGCTGACACATACCTTTATACAACAGAAGAGCAGAGACGAGACATTCTGACACATTGCAGCTCTTTGGAGGAAACAGAGGCAATCTGAATGGATAGGATTGCACCTACCGTTGATTACTTATCTGATACTAGACTAAAATATAGTGTGACATTTTATCATAACATACGTATGACTGACTCCAGTAGTGATTTCCATATTTCTAAGAATATCTTGTGACCACCCTGAGAGAGCAAGCCTGTACTTGTTGAATTCAGTAAGTGGAGGTTGAGTGAGTGCAGCGTTAGGACAAGCATAGCAACagaaatatatagatatagacaTAGACATAcgtattttcactttcaccgTTTAATTCCTTCTCTAGAcaactttcaaaataagacatttataTGCATACTCGTTTTGTTCTGCCCATACCTTCCTCCTTGCTGATCGTCACAATGGGGCTACTGAGCTCCAAACCTTCGTCACCGTTAGAATTAACCGCTCTAGCAGCACACTGGACCCTGGAGCCTGCGTGGAAGTATATTGAGTCCAACGTGATCATCTTGGAGGACGTAAAGAAG is part of the Anabas testudineus chromosome 14, fAnaTes1.2, whole genome shotgun sequence genome and harbors:
- the trim47 gene encoding E3 ubiquitin-protein ligase TRIM47; this translates as MATAGAAGDDLKKELTCAICLDFFKDPVILKCGHNFCRFCICMHWDENGGDYGYQCPQCRTVFNKRTFTKNYLVQNLVAKLDDLECLGSCPAPSKPLKVDGNCEQHGEELKLYCQTDKRPICVVCRESRSHRHHEVAPVPEVVNDMKMELKLRLMELNWQKSQCVKVIASDERNKSEVRLKKQRLKEKIEADVGALVQFLLDERDSLLESLDAEEVAAMAVIDDNLKTVETEAAAVDKAIADIHSHISGKTSFESLAETFNAVIHCKPFTSLEPVNSPTEFTDFSGPFQLIMWKKMMHVLHTMPQNLTLDPDTAHPNLLISDFDTKVEEGRVRNQEPDLPARFTRFCGVLATAQYASGQHYWEVDVKDKGVWYLGVTTECSNRKGFVSLTPSAGYWSLCLQDRLYANGEDGRIPVADYWNSPRVGVYLDYDNGRLSFYDAVTMKRLYMFDTCFEEPVYPFFSPGKNDPGSRLQICHYY